The Nitrospirota bacterium genome includes a region encoding these proteins:
- the rpsG gene encoding 30S ribosomal protein S7 has product MPRKSVVVKREALPDPKYNSKMLAKFVNVLMRKGKKSTAEAICYKALDRIQEKTKGDPIAIFKKAIDNLKPTLEVKSRRVGGASYQVPIEVKQPRRMSLAYRWLRLYASQRPEKSMVEKLAGEILDASNNTGAAVKKKEDVHRMAEANKAFAHYRW; this is encoded by the coding sequence ATGCCGAGAAAAAGCGTCGTAGTAAAAAGGGAAGCATTACCGGATCCAAAATACAACAGCAAGATGCTGGCGAAGTTTGTGAACGTGCTGATGCGCAAAGGCAAGAAGAGCACGGCAGAGGCGATCTGCTACAAGGCGCTCGACCGCATTCAAGAGAAGACGAAGGGCGATCCGATCGCCATTTTTAAGAAGGCAATAGACAATTTGAAGCCCACGCTCGAGGTAAAGTCGCGCCGTGTGGGCGGCGCCTCGTATCAGGTGCCGATCGAGGTCAAGCAGCCGCGCAGGATGTCACTGGCCTACCGGTGGCTCAGGCTCTACGCGTCGCAGCGGCCGGAAAAATCCATGGTTGAAAAACTCGCCGGCGAGATCCTTGACGCATCGAACAATACCGGCGCAGCAGTAAAGAAGAAAGAAGACGTCCACCGTATGGCAGAGGCCAATAAAGCCTTCGCCCACTATCGTTGGTAA